A region of Panicum virgatum strain AP13 chromosome 8N, P.virgatum_v5, whole genome shotgun sequence DNA encodes the following proteins:
- the LOC120685030 gene encoding glycine-rich cell wall structural protein 1.0-like, giving the protein MAGRARRRSEQDAAAADGGLGVRGGSRLRRARRRRGAQRPGLELRAHGRRARTGEAEVAGGGRGGGGGGASVAAAELERAQRGGPAPVRLRSSSDRGEAGREQGTAASAAEVPSSSGRRGAAPGGGAHGTRRPARTAVRGGAEAGARSGGGGGGGGVSDGER; this is encoded by the coding sequence atggccgggcgcgcgcggcgtcgcAGCGAGCaggacgcggcggccgcggacggTGGCCTGGGCGTGCGAGGCGGGTCGCGGCTCCGCCGAGCGAGGCGAAGGCGCGGCGCACAGCGGCCGGGCCTCGAGCTCCGCGCGCACGGCCGCCGGGCGCGCACGGGCGAGGCCGAGGTGGCCGGAGGCGGGcggggaggtggaggtggaggtgcgtCGGTTGCAGCTGCGGAGCTCGAGCGAGCGCAGCGAGGCGGGCCGGCACCGGTGCGGCTGCGGAGCTCGAGCGATCGCGGCGAGGCGGGCCGGGAGCAGGGAACTGCGGCGTCGGCTGCGGAGGTGCCTTCCTCCTCcgggcggcgcggtgcggcTCCCGGTGGTGGAGCGCACGGGactcggcggccggcgcggacagcggtgcgcggcggggcagaggCCGGCGCGCGgtcgggtggcggcggcggcggcggcggcgtgtcggACGGCGAGCGGTGA